AGCGCAGCCCGCGGTAGGTCGGGGCGAGCACGAGCTCGTCGAGGTGGGCCAGGACGTGCCGGAGCGCCGTCGGGTCCCCGCACCAGAACGTCTCGGGCGCCCCCAGCGCGAGGTCGGTGCCGAGCACCGTGCGCGCGAGCCGCGGCAGGTAGGCGTGCAGCGCCGGGTTCTCCAGCACCGAGCTGCCGAGCGGGTTCACGACGCTCACCGTGCCCGCCCGCAGCGCGCGCACGAGCCCGGGGACCCCGAGCCGCGAGTCGGACCGCAGCTCGAGCGGGTCGCAGAAGTCGGCGTCGACCCGGCGCAGGACCACGTCGACGGGCTCGAGCTCGTCGAGCCCGCGCATCCAGACCCGCCCCTCCCGCACGACGAGGTCGCTGCCCTCGACGAGGGGGAGCCCGAGCATCGAGGACAGGTACGCCTGGTCGAACGCGGTCTCGCTCTGCGGGCCGGCGGTGAGCAGGACGATGCGGGGCGACCCGGCGCCGGGCGGCGCGACCTGCGCGAGGGCGAGCCGCAGCGCGTGGAAGAACGGGCCGATGCGCTGGATCGACGCCTGCCGGTAGACCCCCGCGAGCACCTGCGCGACGACGCGGCGGTCCTCCATCGCGTAGCCGGCACCCGACGGCGCCTGCGTCCGGTCGGCGACGACGGTCCACGCCCCCGACGCGTCGCGCGTGACGTCGGTCGCGGTGAGCACGAGCTCGTGCGGCCCGGGCAGGCGCAGGCCGTGCACGGCGCGCAGGTAGCCGGGGTGCGCGAGCACGAGCTCGGGCGGCAGGAGCGCGTCGCCCAGCAGCCGCCGGGGGCCGTACACGTCCTGCAGGAGGGCGTCGAGGAGCTCGGTGCGCTGCACGAGCGCGCGGTCGAGGGCCGACCACTCCTGCTCGTCGACGATCACGGGGACCGGGTCGAGCCGCCAGCTGCCGGGCTCGGCGTCGGGCGCGTCGAGCTGTCCGGAGGGTGCCGTCGTCGCGCCGCCGTCCGCGCGCACCGGCGGGGTCCCGCCGTAGGTGACGCCGTGGTCGGCGAGCAGGCGATCCGTCGCGTCGCGGTACCGGGCGAGGTCCGAGGCGGTCGGGGCGTCCGCGGCGTCGGGCAGCCACGACCAGTCGGGGCTGCGGCCGGGCGTGGGCCCGCCGGGCTGGTCGGGTGCCCCGGTCGCGTCGGGTGCGGGCGCGCGCACGGACGACAGCAGGTCGGTCATGCGCTGCTGCCTCCCGGTGCGTGGGCGCGCCTCGACGGTCGAGGGGCTACCCCATCATGTCCCGGGCTGGTGGCGCTCGGCGCGTCCGGTCCAGCAGAGCCCGAGCGCGCCGGCCGTGCTCGGGGCGTTGCTGGACCAGGACCGGGCTCGCCGCGGCCACGACCATGTCGCACGAGCGGGGAGGCCCCCCGGGCCGCCGCCGTGAACAGGGTCGGTCGAGCATGCTTGGCGGGGAGTTAGTGATTCATGATTCACTAACTTCCTGTGAACCGCCCTAGGACCGTCTCCGACGAGGAGCTGCTCGACCGGATCGACGCCGTGGTGTCGCAGCGCGCGGAGCACAAGCCGTGGGGGTTGCAGGACGTCGCACCCCACGTCGGGATGAGCGCCGCGGGCCTCCTCCGGCGCTTCGGCTCGAAGGAGCAGCTCCTGCTCGCTCTCGCGCGTCGCTGGATCGCCCTCGTGCCGGACGGTCGCCGTGGCAGCGGCCCACCGGTCGACGAGCTCCGCGCCTACGTGCAGGAGAACTTCGACGCACCCTCGCCGTCCGCGGCGGTCTTCGCGCTGGGTGAGCTCATGGGCGACCTCTGGTCCCCCGCCTCCGCCGAGCTGCTCCGCGAGGGCTGGCAGAAGCAGCTGCACTACCTCGAGCTCCTCCTCGACGCCGTCCCGCTCGCGCCGCGGGTCGACGTGCACGCGGCGGCCCTCACGCTCCTCGACACCCTGCACGGGGCCCTGTACCGCCGGGCCGTCTCGCTCGAGCCGACCCCGCCCGACCGCATCCTCGACACCCTCCTGGAGACCTGGACATGACGACCGACCGCACCTGGACCGGCTGCGTCTTCATCGGCGTGAGCCTCGACGGCTACATCGCCAAGCCCGACGGCGACCTCACCTGGCTCACCGACCCCGCCCCGCGCGACCACGTCGTCGGCGCCGCCGACCGGCCGGCGCTGGTGTGGGAGACGTTCTACCCGGGCGTCGACGCGCTCGTCATGGGTCGCGCGACGTACGAGACGGCCGTCGGCTTCGACGAGTGGCCCTACGACGGCAAGGACGTCGTCGTCCTCAGCACGACGCTCCCCGTCGGTGACGACCGCGTGCGCGTCGCGCGGTCGCTCGACGAGACCGGGGAGCTGCTGGCCGGGCTCGAAGCCGCCCGCGTGTACGTCGACGGCGGGCGCACCGTGCAGTCGTTCCTCTCCGCAGGGCTCGTCGACGAGCTCACGGTCGCGATCGCGCCGGTCCTGCTCGGGCGCGGGGCGCGGCTGTTCGGGGACCTCGACCACGACGTCCTGCTCACCCTCCGGGGGAGCCACGCGACGGCCGAGGACGGCCTCGTCCGCATCACGTACGCGGTCACCGGGCGCTAGCGGGCACGCACGGCGGGCGTCGTCGTGCGCGGCCGGGACCGCCGTCGCATCCTGGGACGGAGCGGCGGACCGGCGTCGCACCGTCACGAGGAGGTCCGGTGCCCAAGACCCTGAAGAACGCCGCCGTGGCCGCGTCGAGCAGCTGGACCGACCCCGACGGCGTCCGGCTGCCGGCGGGCGAGGTCCACGCCTGGGAGCGCGGGACCAACCAGACCGTGTGCGGGCTCCCGCTGCACCGCTCCGCGCTCGGGCGCTTCTCCCACGTCACCTGGGCGGACGTGCAGCCCGCGACCGGGCGCGACGCCGACGAGGTCGCGCGCGTGTGCCCGCGGTGCGCGGCCGGCATGGGGGCGCGTCGCGACGAGCGCCCGTGGACCCGTGTGAACCCGCGGCCGTGAGCGCCGCGAAGGGGCCCGAGCGGCCCGGGCCGAGCACTGGGCCCCGCCCGACGCGGACGTCGACGCGCTGCCCGCCGCGGCGCCGGGCTGCCGCGGGTGCGAGCTGTGGGCCGATGCCACGCAGGTCGTGGTCTCGGCCGGCGGGCCGCGGGCGCGGCTCGTGCTCGACGGGGAGCAGCCCGGCGACCGGGAGGACCGCGCCGGCGAGCCGTTCGTCGGTCCCGCGGGCCGGGTGCTCGACGACGCGCTCGCGGCGGCCGGCATCGACCGGGCCGACGTCTACGTGACCAACGCGGTCAAGCACTTCCGGTTCACGGTCCCCGAGCGCGGCACCCGTCGCCTGCACAAGAAGCCCGGCGTCCCGCACGTCGACGCGTGCCGGCCGTGGCTGGCCGCCGAGCTCGCCGCCGTCCGGCCCCAGGTCGTGGTGTGCCTCGGCGCGACCGCGTCCCGCTCGGTGCTCGGCGAGGACGTCGCCGTGGCGGGGGGGGCGGGGGCGCGTGCTCGACGCAGCGCCCGTCGTCGGGCCGCCCGACGCGCCACCGCGCGTGCTCGTCACGGCGCACCCGTCGGCCGTGCTCCGGCTGCGCGGGCGCGAGGGGTGGGACGAGGCGTTCGCCGCGCTCGTGGCCGACCTCCGGGTCGCCGCCGAGGCCGCCGCCGAGGCGCGCTGAGCGGCCGCCCGGCGCCGGGGACCGGCCTGCCTGGGGCGGGGCTGCCCGAGGCGCGGCGGACAGCCGCGAGAGCGCCCTGCTGCGCGGCTCGTACCCCCGGTACCAGGCTTCGGGCCGCTCGTCGGCGACGTCGTCATGGGCGTCGTGTACGCCGAGCACCACCGCCGACGAGGCCGGGTCATGCCGCTCGTCGTCGCCCACCGTGCTCGACGTCGTCGCGTTCGTCGGCTACGCGTTCGTGCCTGAGGAACGGCGCAGCGCTCGGGATCGTCTGACCCTCGCGGCACGACGGCTACGGGTGCGCCGCTCCGGTCCCCCGCTGCTCGGACCCACGCTCCGCCCGCTCCGCCCGCTCCGCCCGCTCCGCTCGCGCAGCCCGCCGCTCGGCCTCGCTCGGCACGAGCGGCAGCCCCAGCCGGCGCAGGCGGCGTCGCTCGGAGAGCATCCCGGCGGCCCCCGCCACCACGGCCGCGAGCGCCCACCACCCGAAGCCGCCGGCGTCGAGGTGCCGCGTGACGGCCCCGCCGCCGAGCGCGACGACGAAGACCCCGAGGCACGCCTTCCCGAAGGCGGTCATGTCGCTGATGCGCTGCCCCGGCGGCTCCTCACCGGACGGCCACGCGCGGTCCTGCTCTGCGCTGTGCTGGACGAGCCACCGCGTCCCGATCGCGAAGACGGAGAGCACCACCCCGATGACGACCACCGGCCAGCTGGCCCCGCTCATGCCGCACCCCGTCCTGTCGTGCCGTCCCCCGTGGGACGACCCTGGCGCAGGTCGGCGCCGGCTGCCAGCGCAGGGCGCGCGCTCAGGACTCCGGTGCGTCCTCGGCCGGCGAGCGACCGCCCGGCCCAGTGGACCCGGCCTGGGGCGGGCTGCCCGATGCGCGGTGGACCGGCCGCGCGCAGCCTGCCCGGCTCGGGCGGACCGTCCCGGGCAGGCACCGGGAGAAGCGGGAAATGCCGTCGTCGGGCGTGCACACGGCCGGGCACACTGCGCGGGATGCTGCCGTTCCACGAGATCCACGCGATGTCCGAGACGGTCGACCGCGACTGGTGCTCGCCCGTGGCCGACGCCGCGGCCGCCGCGTGGGGTCACGCGCCGCGGGCCGCGCGGTGGTGGCGGTCGAGCGCGAGCCACGTGTTCGTCCTGCCCGGCACCCCGACCACCGCCCGGGCGTACCTGCGCCTCACGCCCGCCGCGCGGACGTCCGCGGAGCGCGTGCGGACGGTCGCCCGGCTCACCACCGTCCTGGCGGGGCGGGGAGTGCGTGCGGCCGTGCCGCTGCCCTCGACCCGCGGCGCGCTCGTCGAGGAGGTCGACACGGCGCTCGGCCCGATGCTCGTGACGTGCGTGGTTGCCGCGCCCGGGGAGCCGGTGGGCCTCGCGGGGCTGACCGCGGAGCGCGCCCGCGCGTGGGGTGGTGCCCTCGCCGCCCTGCACGCCGCCGCGGCGGGGGCGGAAGCGTCCGACGGTGCCGGGCTCCCGTCGTTGCTCGAGCAGGTCGACGACGCCGTCGCGGCACTGGCCACCGACCGGGTGGCCGTCGACGCCGCGCGGGCCGTCCGGGCGGAGCTCGCCACGCTCCCGCGGACCGGCCGCGGGTACGGCCTGGTGCACGGCGACCTCGAGCTCGACAACCTCGCCTGGGAGGGTGACGTGCCCACGTCGTTCGACCACGACGAGGCCGGGTGGTCCTGGTACGTCGCCGACCTCGCGTACGCCGTGCGCGACCTCACCGAGGGCGGCCGCCCACGACCCGGGCGGGCACCGCTGCTGGACGCCGTCGTCGGCGGCTACCTGGAGATGCGGCCCGTGCTCGAGGCGGACCTGCCACTGCTGCCGTTGTTCGCGCGCGCCCACGCCGCGGTCTGCCTCGCCGAGGTGCAGGCCGCGCTCGAGGGAGCCGAGCCGCTCGACGAGGCTGTGCTGCCGGAGCTCCGCCGGGATCTCGCGACGCTCGCGGACCACCATCGGACCGAGCTCCTCGGCGGTTCCGCGGCCTGACTGGTGCGGTCACGTGCCCGCTGCCCGCTGCCCCGGCGGGCAGCGGGCACCGCGCGGGCAGCCCTCGGCTCACCCGCGGCGCGCTCTCAGCGCCCGATGCCGACCGCGTAGCCGACGAGCATCACGACGACGAGCGCCGCGAAGCCGAGGATCACGCCGTAGACGAGCTTCTGGCTGCGGCCCGACGGCAGCCCGGGCTCCTGGTGCGAGACGCCGGACGTGCTCGCCTCGCCGGGTGGGGTGTCGCCGGGCATCACGCCGCCGCCGGGTTCGAGGCCGGGCGTGTTCTCGGGGTCCGGGTCGGTCGGCTTGGCAGTCATCCGTCCACGCTAACCGCGGCGCGGGGGGCTGCAACCGGGGCCGGGCGCCGGGACCTGGGGAACACCGTCGGCCGGGGCGCCGCCGACCGGCCCAGCGGCGGCGCGACCGAGGTCACAGCGCCACCCGGTCCCGCTCAGTCCTCCAGGAAGATCGCTGCGAGCCGCGGGTAGCGGGTGCGCATCTCGGCCTCGTCGTCGAAGTCCCAGAACGGCTCGTCGGCGGGCTCGTCGTCGTCCGCCTCCTCGTCGGCGTCCTCGTCGGGGTCGTCGTCCTCGGGGAACTCCTCGCCCGTGAGCTCCTCGTACGCGTCCCACGCCGCGGCGAGCATGTCCTCGCACTCCGCCTCGGTGTCCTCGTCGACCACGTCGGCGAGCGAGTCCGGGTCCTGCGCCGCGCGCTCGAACACCTCACGGCCCTGGGCGACGAGCCAGCCGAGGAAGTAGTCGAACCCGTCGTCCGAGCTGCCGCCGTTGATCAGGTACGCCGCGCCCCACAGCCGCGGGCCGTGCACCGTCGCGACGAGCTCGTCGTACGCGGCGTCCGCCTCGCGCGCGACCTCGACGCCGCGCTCCACGAGCACGGCGCGCAGGGAGTCCGCGACGTCGTCGGCGTCGGGCGCCGTGCCCGAACCCTTCCGGGCGCGCGTGCGTGCCTCGTCGACGAGCTGCCAGTACGCCTCGGTGTCCATGCGCCGCATCGTGGCAGGTCGGGCCGACACGCGCACGCACGACCGGCCCGACGCGCCCGGACCCGCGCTCGACGCGGGAGCGACGCGACCCGACCTCGCGCGCGGTGTGGCGCGGCGCGCCGGTCCGGCACCCCGGCCGGTTGCCCTGCCCCGGGCCGGGTGCGAGCGTGGACGCACCCACGACACCCTGGAGGACGCGTGATCGCACGCACGGTGGACGCCGTCGTCATCGGGGCCGGCCCGAACGGGCTCGTCGCCGCGAACGCCCTGGTCGACGCGGGGTGGGACGTGCTCGTGCTCGAGGCGCAGGACTCCGTGGGCGGGGCGGTGCGGACCGCCGAGGTGACGGCGCCGGGGTTCCGGACGGACCTCTTCAGCGCCTTCTACCCGCTCGCGGCCGGCTCGCCGCTGATCCGCGGGCTGCACCTCGAGGACCACGGGCTGCGCTGGGTCAAGGCCCCGGACGTGCTCGCGCACGCGCTCGACGACGGCCGCGCCGCGGTGCTGCGGCACGGCGCGCAGGACACCGCGGCGGGGCTCGAGGAGTTCGCGCCGGGGGACGGCGACGCGTGGCTGCGCATGGTGGAGTCCTGGCGCACGATCCGGGAACCGCTGCTCGACGCGCTGTTCACGCCGTTCCCGCCGGTGGTCTCGGTCGCCCGGCTGCTGCGCCGGGTCGGCGTCGCCGGGGGGATCGACCTCGCCCGGCTCGCGGTGCTGCCCGTGCGGCGGCTCGGGTCCGAGCACTTCCGCGGCGAGGGCGGGCGCCTGCTGCTGACCGGGAACGCGATGCACTCCGACGTCCCGCCGGACGCCGCGGGGAGCGGGGTGTTCGGGTACCTGCTCGCGATGCTCGGCCAGGACGTCGGCTTCCCGGTGCCCGAGGGCGGCGCCGGGGCGCTCGCGGACGCGCTCGCGGCGCGGGTCGTCGCGGGCGGCGGCCACATCGAGACCGGTGAGCGCGTCGCGAGCATCGACGTCTCGGCCGGCCGGGCCGTCGGGGTCCGCACGCACGACGGCTCCGTCGTCCGGGTCCGGCACGCCGTCGTCGCGGACGTCACCGCGCCGGCGCTCTACCGGGACCTCGTCGGGCTGCGGCACCTGCCCCCGCGCATGGGCCGGGAGCTCGACCGCTTCCAGTGGGACCACCCGACGTTCAAGGTCAACTGGGCCGTCGACCGCCCCATCCCGTGGACGGCGCCGGGGGCGCGCGGCGCGGGCACGGTGCACCTCGGGGTCGACTCCGACGGGTTCGTCGACATGGCCGCGGACCTGTCGACCGGACGCATCCCCGAGCGGCCGTTCCTGCTGTTCGGGCAGATGACCACGTCGGACCCCACGCGCTCCCCGGCCGGCACCGAGTCCGCGTGGGCGTACACCCACGTGCCGCACGGCGTGCGGTGGACGCCCGACGAGGTCGCCGCGGAGGTCGAGCGCGTCGAGGCCGCCGTCGAGCGCGTCGCCCCGGGGTTCCGCGACGCGGTGCTCGCGCGCCACGTGCAGTCCCCGGCCGACCTCGAGGCCGCGAACGAGAGCCTCGTCGGGGGCGCGGTCAACGGCGGGACGTCGGCCGTGCACCAGCAGCTCTTCTTCCGCCCGACCCCCGGGCTCGGGCGCCCGGAGACGCCCGTCGACGGCCTGTTCCTCGCGAGCGCCTCGGCGCACCCGGGCGGCGGCGTGCACGGTGCGCCCGGCTGGAACGCGGCGCGCGCGGCGCTCGGGGCGGCGAGCCGGACCGGCAAGGTCCGGCGCCTGCTCACACGCACGGTCTGGGCGCGCGTGCTGCACGAGCGCTGACGGGCCGGCGCCCGGCAGCCGGCGGGCGCGGACCGGCGGCGCGGGCCGCCCGCGTGCGATCCAGGGGCGGCGACCCGCACCGGCACGGCGGCCCCGGGGTCGCATCAGTGCCGGGCGAGCACCCGCCGGGCGCCCACGGCCCCTGCCGCGACCGCGACCACAGCGACGCCGCGCAGCCAGTGC
The Cellulomonas sp. NS3 DNA segment above includes these coding regions:
- a CDS encoding dihydrofolate reductase family protein; translation: MTTDRTWTGCVFIGVSLDGYIAKPDGDLTWLTDPAPRDHVVGAADRPALVWETFYPGVDALVMGRATYETAVGFDEWPYDGKDVVVLSTTLPVGDDRVRVARSLDETGELLAGLEAARVYVDGGRTVQSFLSAGLVDELTVAIAPVLLGRGARLFGDLDHDVLLTLRGSHATAEDGLVRITYAVTGR
- a CDS encoding phytoene desaturase family protein; its protein translation is MIARTVDAVVIGAGPNGLVAANALVDAGWDVLVLEAQDSVGGAVRTAEVTAPGFRTDLFSAFYPLAAGSPLIRGLHLEDHGLRWVKAPDVLAHALDDGRAAVLRHGAQDTAAGLEEFAPGDGDAWLRMVESWRTIREPLLDALFTPFPPVVSVARLLRRVGVAGGIDLARLAVLPVRRLGSEHFRGEGGRLLLTGNAMHSDVPPDAAGSGVFGYLLAMLGQDVGFPVPEGGAGALADALAARVVAGGGHIETGERVASIDVSAGRAVGVRTHDGSVVRVRHAVVADVTAPALYRDLVGLRHLPPRMGRELDRFQWDHPTFKVNWAVDRPIPWTAPGARGAGTVHLGVDSDGFVDMAADLSTGRIPERPFLLFGQMTTSDPTRSPAGTESAWAYTHVPHGVRWTPDEVAAEVERVEAAVERVAPGFRDAVLARHVQSPADLEAANESLVGGAVNGGTSAVHQQLFFRPTPGLGRPETPVDGLFLASASAHPGGGVHGAPGWNAARAALGAASRTGKVRRLLTRTVWARVLHER
- a CDS encoding TetR/AcrR family transcriptional regulator produces the protein MNRPRTVSDEELLDRIDAVVSQRAEHKPWGLQDVAPHVGMSAAGLLRRFGSKEQLLLALARRWIALVPDGRRGSGPPVDELRAYVQENFDAPSPSAAVFALGELMGDLWSPASAELLREGWQKQLHYLELLLDAVPLAPRVDVHAAALTLLDTLHGALYRRAVSLEPTPPDRILDTLLETWT
- a CDS encoding phosphotransferase enzyme family protein; the protein is MLPFHEIHAMSETVDRDWCSPVADAAAAAWGHAPRAARWWRSSASHVFVLPGTPTTARAYLRLTPAARTSAERVRTVARLTTVLAGRGVRAAVPLPSTRGALVEEVDTALGPMLVTCVVAAPGEPVGLAGLTAERARAWGGALAALHAAAAGAEASDGAGLPSLLEQVDDAVAALATDRVAVDAARAVRAELATLPRTGRGYGLVHGDLELDNLAWEGDVPTSFDHDEAGWSWYVADLAYAVRDLTEGGRPRPGRAPLLDAVVGGYLEMRPVLEADLPLLPLFARAHAAVCLAEVQAALEGAEPLDEAVLPELRRDLATLADHHRTELLGGSAA
- a CDS encoding DUF6480 family protein, with product MTAKPTDPDPENTPGLEPGGGVMPGDTPPGEASTSGVSHQEPGLPSGRSQKLVYGVILGFAALVVVMLVGYAVGIGR
- a CDS encoding DUF4240 domain-containing protein; translation: MDTEAYWQLVDEARTRARKGSGTAPDADDVADSLRAVLVERGVEVAREADAAYDELVATVHGPRLWGAAYLINGGSSDDGFDYFLGWLVAQGREVFERAAQDPDSLADVVDEDTEAECEDMLAAAWDAYEELTGEEFPEDDDPDEDADEEADDDEPADEPFWDFDDEAEMRTRYPRLAAIFLED